In Melopsittacus undulatus isolate bMelUnd1 chromosome 6, bMelUnd1.mat.Z, whole genome shotgun sequence, the following proteins share a genomic window:
- the NPHS2 gene encoding podocin translates to MRMDKRSRGNSRESHRRRRESPATQSKREKRESSREAGKGRGDIKQEKLKEIKSTTGTDARVHTSTVVDVDDVVSDEEMEAMALLDSEQQEEGVKSPGMGICEWLLTILSFLFIIMTFPISVWFCMKVVREYERAIVFRLGHLLPGRAKGPGLFFFLPCLDTYHKIDLRLKTLEIPFHQVVTKDMVTLEIDAVCYYRLENASLLLTTLTSISSAIQLLVQTTTKRLLAHRVFSELLLERKSISQEIKVALDAVTGCWGIKVERTEINNVQLPAEIRQSLAVEAEAQRQAKVRVIAAEGEKAASESLRMAAEILSSAPAAAQLRYLHALHSLTAEKPTAFILPLPLEAMNLVSPATQSPPTASSLLADTTKLAETPKDKDSPML, encoded by the exons ATGAGGATGGATAAGAGGTCTCGGGGCAATTCCAGGGAGTCTCACAGGAGACGCAGAGAATCCCCAGCTACACAGAGCAAAcgagagaagagagagagcagcagagaagctggCAAAGGAAGGGGAGACATAAAGCAAGAGAAACTGAAGGAGATCAAGAGCACCACAGGAACAGATGCTAGGGTGCACACGTCCACAGTGGTGGATGTGGATGATGTGGTGTCTGATGAAGAAATGGAGGCAATGGCATTGCTGGACAGCGAGCAGCAAGAAGAAG GTGTAAAGTCTCCAGGTATGGGCATCTGTGAGTGGCTTCTGACCATCTTGTCTTTCCTGTTCATCATAATGACCTTCCCCATTTCTGTCTGGTTCTGCATGAAG GTAGTGCGGGAGTATGAGAGAGCCATCGTCTTCCGCCTTGGACATCTCCTTCCTGGAAGGGCCAAAGGGCCTG gccttttctttttccttccctgtctgGACACATATCACAAGATAGACCTCCGCCTCAAAACACTAGAGATCCCCTTCCATCAG GTGGTGACCAAGGACATGGTCACCTTGGAGATAGATGCTGTCTGCTACTACCGGCTGGAAAATGCCTCTCTTCTCCTTACCACCCTGACCAGCATTTCCAGTGCCATCCAGCTGCTGGTGCAAACCACCACAAAGCGCCTCCTGGCACATCGAGTCTTCTCTGAACTTCTCCTAGAGAGGAAGAGCATCAGCCAGGAGATAAAG GTGGCTTTGGATGCAGTCACAGGCTGCTGGGGGATCAAAGTGGAGAGAACAGAAAT CAACAATGTACAACTGCCTGCTGAAATTCGCCAGTCCCTGGCTGTGGAAGCGGAGGCCCAAAGACAGGCCAAAGTGCGG GTGATCGCTGCTGAGGGGGAAAAGGCTGCTTCGGAGTCCCTGCGGATGGCAGCTGAGATTCTGTCCAgtgcccctgctgctgctcagctccgTTACCTCCATGCACTGCACTCCCTTACTGCAGAGAAACCTACTGCTTTCATCTTGCCCTTGCCTTTGGAGGCCATGAATCTGGTCTCTCCAGCTACCCAGAGTCCTCCGACAGCAAGCAGCCTCCTCGCAGACACCACAAAGCTTGCAGAAACCCCAAAAGATAAGGACTCACCCATGCTCTAA